One Canis lupus familiaris isolate Mischka breed German Shepherd unplaced genomic scaffold, alternate assembly UU_Cfam_GSD_1.0 chrUn_S1797H1994, whole genome shotgun sequence genomic region harbors:
- the RFT1 gene encoding protein RFT1 homolog isoform X5 — translation MGSQEVLGQAARLASSGLLLQVLFRLITFVLNAFILRFLSKEIVGIVNVRLTLLYSTTIFLAREAFRRACLSGGAQRDWSQTFNLLWLTVPLGVFWSLLLGWVWLHLLEVPDPNVVPHYGTGVVVFGLSAVVELLGEPFWVLAQTQMFVKLKVIAESLSVILKSVLTAFLVLWLPHWGLYIFSLAQLFYTALLVLCYVTYFTKLLGSSESTKQRALPVSRMTDLLPSITRSGAFVNWKEAKLTWSFFKQSFLKQILTEGVYDIVNNLGSLVARLIFQPIEESFYIFFAKVLERGKDATLQKQEDVAVAAAVLESLLKLALLAGLTITIFGFAYSQLALDIYGGAMLSSGSGPVLLRSYCLYVLLLAINGVTECFTFAAMSKEEVDRYNFTMLALSSSFLVLSYLLTQWCGSVGFILANCFNMGIRITQSLCFIHRYYRKSPHRPLAGLYLSPALLGAFVLSGGITGVSEVFLCCEQGWLARLAHVAVGAFCLGMTFGTAFLTETKLIHFVRTQLRVSRLADKTS, via the exons GTGTTGTTTCGTCTGATCACTTTTGTCTTGAATGCATTTATCCTTCGCTTCCTGTCAAAGGAGATCGTTGGCATAGTGAATGTAAG GCTGACACTGCTTTACTCGACCACCATCTTCCTGGCCAGAGAGGCCTTCCGCAGAGCGTGTCTGAGTGGGGGCGCCCAGCGAGACTGGAGTCAGACCTTCAACCTCTTGTGGCTAAC aGTCCCCCTGGGTGTGTTTTGGTCCTTGCTCCTGGGCTGGGTGTGGTTACACTTGCTCGAAGTGCCTGATCCTAATGTCGTCCCCCACTATGGAACTGGAGTAGTGGTGTTTGGCCTTTCGGCCGTGGTAGAACTTCTGGGAGAGCCCTTCTGGGTCTTGGCACAAACACAGATGTTTGTCAAACTCAAG GTGATTGCTGAGAGCCTGTCAGTCATCCTCAAGAGCGTCCTGACAGCTTTTCTTGTGCTCTGGTTGCCTCATTGGGGGCTATACATTTTCTCTTTGGCCCAG cttttctATACTGCACTTCTGGTGCTCTGCTATGTTACTTATTTCACAAAGTTATTGGGCTCCTCAGAGTCAACCAAGCAGCGGGCTCTTCCTGTCTCCAGAATGACAGATCTGTTACCCAGTATTACAAGAAGTGGA gCTTTTGTAAATTGGAAAGAGGCTAAATTGACTTGGAGTTTTTTCAAACAGTCTTTCTTGAAGCAGATTTTGACAGAAG GTGTATATGATATAGTAAATAATCTTGGCTCCCTTGTGGCCAGGTTAATTTTCCAGCCAATAGAGGAGAGTTTTTACATATTCTTTGCTAAGGTActggagagaggaaaggatgCCACACTTCAGAAGCAG gagGATGTTGCCGTGGCTGCTGCGGTTTTGGAGTCCCTGCTCAAGCTGGCCCTGCTGGCCGGCCTGACCATCACCATTTTTGGCTTTGCCTATTCTCAGCTGGCTTTGGATATCTATGGAGGGGCCATGCTTAGCTCTGGATCAG GTCCTGTTTTGCTGCGTTCCTACTGTCTCTATGTCCTCCTGCTTGCCATCAATGGAGTGACGGAGTGTTTCACATTTGCTGCCATGAGCAAAGAGGAGGTTGACAG gtACAATTTCACAATGCTGGCCCTATCGTCTTCATTCCTGGTGTTATCCTATCTCCTGACCCAGTGGTGTGGCAGTGTGGGCTTCATCTTGGCCAACTGCTTTAACATGGGCATTCGGATCACACAGAGCCTTTGCTTCATCCACCGCTACTACAGAAAGAGCCCTCACAGACCCCTGGCAGGCCTGTACCTATCACCCGCCCTCCTTGGGGCATTTGTCCTCAGTGGCGGGATTACTGGTGTTTCCGAG GTGTTCCTCTGCTGTGAGCAGGGCTGGCTGGCCAGGCTGGCACACGTGGCTGTGGGGGCCTTCTGTTTGGGAATGACTTTTGGGACAGCATTCCTCACAGAGACCAAGCTGATCCACTTTGTTAGGACTCAGTTACGTGTGTCCAGACTGGCTGACAAAACCTCATGA
- the RFT1 gene encoding protein RFT1 homolog isoform X4, which yields MGSQEVLGQAARLASSGLLLQVLFRLITFVLNAFILRFLSKEIVGIVNVRLTLLYSTTIFLAREAFRRACLSGGAQRDWSQTFNLLWLTVPLGVFWSLLLGWVWLHLLEVPDPNVVPHYGTGVVVFGLSAVVELLGEPFWVLAQTQMFVKLKVIAESLSVILKSVLTAFLVLWLPHWGLYIFSLAQLFYTALLVLCYVTYFTKLLGSSESTKQRALPVSRMTDLLPSITRSGAFVNWKEAKLTWSFFKQSFLKQILTEGERYIMTFLNVLNFGDQGVYDIVNNLGSLVARLIFQPIEESFYIFFAKVLERGKDATLQKQEDVAVAAAVLESLLKLALLAGLTITIFGFAYSQLALDIYGGAMLSSGSGPVLLRSYCLYVLLLAINGVTECFTFAAMSKEEVDRYNFTMLALSSSFLVLSYLLTQWCGSVGFILANCFNMGIRITQSLCFIHRYYRKSPHRPLAGLYLSPALLGAFVLSGGITGVSEVFLCCEQGWLARLAHVAVGAFCLGMTFGTAFLTETKLIHFVRTQLRVSRLADKTS from the exons GTGTTGTTTCGTCTGATCACTTTTGTCTTGAATGCATTTATCCTTCGCTTCCTGTCAAAGGAGATCGTTGGCATAGTGAATGTAAG GCTGACACTGCTTTACTCGACCACCATCTTCCTGGCCAGAGAGGCCTTCCGCAGAGCGTGTCTGAGTGGGGGCGCCCAGCGAGACTGGAGTCAGACCTTCAACCTCTTGTGGCTAAC aGTCCCCCTGGGTGTGTTTTGGTCCTTGCTCCTGGGCTGGGTGTGGTTACACTTGCTCGAAGTGCCTGATCCTAATGTCGTCCCCCACTATGGAACTGGAGTAGTGGTGTTTGGCCTTTCGGCCGTGGTAGAACTTCTGGGAGAGCCCTTCTGGGTCTTGGCACAAACACAGATGTTTGTCAAACTCAAG GTGATTGCTGAGAGCCTGTCAGTCATCCTCAAGAGCGTCCTGACAGCTTTTCTTGTGCTCTGGTTGCCTCATTGGGGGCTATACATTTTCTCTTTGGCCCAG cttttctATACTGCACTTCTGGTGCTCTGCTATGTTACTTATTTCACAAAGTTATTGGGCTCCTCAGAGTCAACCAAGCAGCGGGCTCTTCCTGTCTCCAGAATGACAGATCTGTTACCCAGTATTACAAGAAGTGGA gCTTTTGTAAATTGGAAAGAGGCTAAATTGACTTGGAGTTTTTTCAAACAGTCTTTCTTGAAGCAGATTTTGACAGAAG GTGAGCGATACATAATGACTTTTTTGAATGTGTTAAATTTTGGTGATCAAG GTGTATATGATATAGTAAATAATCTTGGCTCCCTTGTGGCCAGGTTAATTTTCCAGCCAATAGAGGAGAGTTTTTACATATTCTTTGCTAAGGTActggagagaggaaaggatgCCACACTTCAGAAGCAG gagGATGTTGCCGTGGCTGCTGCGGTTTTGGAGTCCCTGCTCAAGCTGGCCCTGCTGGCCGGCCTGACCATCACCATTTTTGGCTTTGCCTATTCTCAGCTGGCTTTGGATATCTATGGAGGGGCCATGCTTAGCTCTGGATCAG GTCCTGTTTTGCTGCGTTCCTACTGTCTCTATGTCCTCCTGCTTGCCATCAATGGAGTGACGGAGTGTTTCACATTTGCTGCCATGAGCAAAGAGGAGGTTGACAG gtACAATTTCACAATGCTGGCCCTATCGTCTTCATTCCTGGTGTTATCCTATCTCCTGACCCAGTGGTGTGGCAGTGTGGGCTTCATCTTGGCCAACTGCTTTAACATGGGCATTCGGATCACACAGAGCCTTTGCTTCATCCACCGCTACTACAGAAAGAGCCCTCACAGACCCCTGGCAGGCCTGTACCTATCACCCGCCCTCCTTGGGGCATTTGTCCTCAGTGGCGGGATTACTGGTGTTTCCGAG GTGTTCCTCTGCTGTGAGCAGGGCTGGCTGGCCAGGCTGGCACACGTGGCTGTGGGGGCCTTCTGTTTGGGAATGACTTTTGGGACAGCATTCCTCACAGAGACCAAGCTGATCCACTTTGTTAGGACTCAGTTACGTGTGTCCAGACTGGCTGACAAAACCTCATGA